From the Juglans microcarpa x Juglans regia isolate MS1-56 chromosome 3D, Jm3101_v1.0, whole genome shotgun sequence genome, the window AATGataaagtgagttttgtggggttcacctaaaatgagtttagatgtgtttagatattaagatgagtttacatgtatttatgggaagttgaaaaatgttgtgggtcccTCGTGTAAAtaagtgttgagttgaaaaaggtaaTGGATACCACATGTAaataggttttgagttgagatgaatttagtgatttggagttgaatgtttggatgttagactcaacttaaaattaaactgaactgagAATCTTAGTTCAGTTCAAGctccaaatggggccttagggcttgtttggaaatagatctaatcaaaaaatttacatctcatttcatcttatcttatctcatataatttccaaacataatttaaatataaaattttcaaactaataattacaactttttttaaactaatcattataacttcctaaactttcaaacaaaaaataaaaaataattcaattttttcaaatctttaaacaaaaataatattataaaattctattataacaatattttaattttataatattttttattcaactttttatctcttattttttaaaactcaaaagatACTCAacttaaactatctcactattatttacaaacaatcttactactattcataaaattctcatctctttTCAAACCAACCCCCTAAGATTcatttgcatttttttgtaagaaGTGATGCGTGTGGTTGtgtattcttttaaaaaatgtaaataaatctaaaattagataaagaaattaattttttaacaataaattttattttattttttttgaaatgcgtaacatctaatattactttgtgtgttttttttttttttttttttttccatctcaaTAGTTTTCGTAAAAGTGGAGTTTACGCAAAATCTTTTAACTTTAGGAAGATTctgcgctttttttttttttaaaacaaatatcaaatttagtattcacataaaaatttattttttaatcaaatattacacatttttttaattagacaTAATACTTACGAACACTTTAAAACAGTATACAAagttactctttttttaaataattttaatttgcaaAATACTAATCAAATTTCTTACGGAATTATAATACTCAATACTTCGGACCATAAATTTTCTCCACGATGTGTTTTGTGACCAATGTCACTgacttcaataaaatattattatttcttagcCAAACtcataaaaatcaaaagaaattttaagtaattttttttaaaaaaaaggtattttctcagataaatatgtaaaatttagatgataattgtgtatatatcattCCTTATATAATAAATGctattacatatataatcatACTTAAATTGGTATaattgtttgattgtaaatattcacattaaattataaaatagacttGTCATTTGTTAGCTGATGTTAATTTATAAGCTAATTTGCTTATGATTTTATTACTCCCTGTactaaatttaagaaaatgatttacacacaacattttgtacaatatattacataataatgttttaaatgagaagtatttttataaaacatcttataaaagtaacataattttacaaaaatacatttattttataacattattgattattgtgtaatgtgttgtgtcattacttttaattttatccaTATATATTCAGGCGACATATATCGCCATATCAAGGCGTCTGGTGAGTGGAACATAGATCGAACGTTGCGACAGATTTTTAACGACAGGTAATGGAGCAAATTCCAATAGGTGCCTGAAGAAATTGTTCGGTGGTTCTGTTCTTCCTTTTCTTGATCtctgaaaattgtgttttgtcaACGAGTGCTCCCTAGGGCGTTGGAAAGCTTCAAAATTTACGAGAAAGTAATGTCTTCAATCAATTGCGCACAGAACTTTTTGTTACCTTCCCACTCTTCTCCAGTTGTAGGTGTAGCTCATGGCAAAGTTCTAATGACACTAAAATCTTTAAGTTTTGATCAAATCCCTTCGTGGGTCTCTCTCAAATGCAGCCCATCTTCGAGGAAAACCCCCCAAATCCAACAAGGCCATGTTGAAAATGTACACTTAGTTTCTTTATCCAAACAAGGGAAGCTCGGAGAAGTTGATGAGTTTCTTAAACACATGGACGAGGCCGGCATTTCAGTTAGTCCCCGCTCTTATAAAACCCTCTTTGAAACATGTGGCAGGTTGCAAGCTTTATCGGATGGGAAAGCGATTCACGACCATTTGCGAAGAACAGTGAAGGAATCGACTGGGCTTCTTGATAATTATGTTCTTCGAATGTATTGCGACTGTGGAAGTCTTGTGGACGCTCGGAAAGTGTTTGAAGAAATGCTTGAGAGGAATGTGGTCTCGTGGGTTATAATTATGTCTGCTTATGCAGAGGAGGGGATTTTGGACGAAGCTATTCGGTTGTTCTCACATATGCAGGGGTCAATGACAGAAATTAGACCGAGCCCGTCTATCTATATTACCCTCTTACGGCCCTTGACAAATTTGTCTCTTTTAGAGCTAGGGAAACAGATTCATTCTCATGTGATAAGAAATGGGTTGGGTTCTAATGTTTTGGTTGGCACGGCAATCGCCAACATGTATGCTAAGTGTGGGTGGTTAGAGGGTGCCGAGCTTGTTTTCGATAGGATGCCGGAAAAAAATGCTGTGGCTTGGACCGGGATGATGGTGGGGTATACTCAAGCTGAGAAACTGGAGGATGCTCTGGGATTGTTTGTTAAGATGGTGAACGAAGGTATTCAAATGGATGAGTTTGTGTTCTCCATAATTCTCAAGGTGTGCGGTGGTCTGGAGGACTTGAACGTGGGAAGGCAAATTCATGGGTGTAGCGTTAAACTTGGATTGGATTCTGATGTTTCTGTAGGAACTCCTCTTGTGGACTTCTACATCAAATTTGGGAATTTCACATCTGCTTGCCGAGCATTTGAGAGGATAAGTGAACCTAATGATGTTTCATGGAGTTGTATAATCTCTGGTAATTGCCAAATTGGTGAATTTGAGGAGTCTgtgaagatttttaaaaatctgaaGAGTAAAGGCGTGGTTTTAAATTCATTCGTATACACTAGCATTTTCCAAGCCTGCGCGGCACTCTCAGATTTAAATTTGGGTGCTCAAGCTCATGCTGATGCAATAAAAAGAGGGTTAGTTAACCTCTATGGAGAGAGTGCCATGATCACCATGTATTCAAGATGTGGGAGATTAGACTATGCCTACAGAGCCTTTGCTTCTCTAGACAGACCTGATACTGTAGCCTGGACTGCTATAATTTGTGGTTATGCATGTCATGGCAATGCCACTGAAGCTTTAAGTTTTTTCAACAGAATGCAGGACTGCGGTGTAAGGCCAAATGCAGTTACCTTTATAGGACTTCTAACTGCATGTAGTCATTCAGGCTTGGTCACAGAGGGAAAGCAATACTTGGATTCGATGAAGGGTGAGTACGGTGTTGTCCCAACCGTCGACCATTATGACTGTGTGGTGGATATATACTCGCGTGCCGGGCTACTAGAGGAGGCACTGGAATTGATAAAGAGTATGCCTTTTGAACCCGATGCAATGAGCTGGAAAAGCTTATTGGGTGGGTGTTGGACTCATCGGAATCCTGAGCTTGGGAAGATTGCAGCGGAAAACCTCCTTCAGCTGGAACCAGATGATACTGCCACATATATTGTCATGTTTAACTTGTATGTTTCATGTGGGAAATGGGAAGAAGCAGCTCATTTTAGAAGGACGATGGCTGAAAGAAACTTGAGAAAGGAAATTGGTTGTAGTTGGGTAACTGTCAAGGGTAGAGTGCACCGGTTTATAGTAGGTGATAGACACCATCCTCTAGCAGAACAAATATACTCAACATTAAGGGAGTTAACTACATCCAATGAAAATGCTGATAATGCCCTTTTAACTCACGAGGATGTTTGGTGTGGATTGCCTGAACGGAAAGAACAACTTCTTGACCATAGCGAGAGACTTGCTATAGCATTTGGGCTAATATCCACACCAAGCGATGCCCCAATCCTGGTTTTCAAGAACCTCC encodes:
- the LOC121255541 gene encoding pentatricopeptide repeat-containing protein At5g13270, chloroplastic, whose protein sequence is MSSINCAQNFLLPSHSSPVVGVAHGKVLMTLKSLSFDQIPSWVSLKCSPSSRKTPQIQQGHVENVHLVSLSKQGKLGEVDEFLKHMDEAGISVSPRSYKTLFETCGRLQALSDGKAIHDHLRRTVKESTGLLDNYVLRMYCDCGSLVDARKVFEEMLERNVVSWVIIMSAYAEEGILDEAIRLFSHMQGSMTEIRPSPSIYITLLRPLTNLSLLELGKQIHSHVIRNGLGSNVLVGTAIANMYAKCGWLEGAELVFDRMPEKNAVAWTGMMVGYTQAEKLEDALGLFVKMVNEGIQMDEFVFSIILKVCGGLEDLNVGRQIHGCSVKLGLDSDVSVGTPLVDFYIKFGNFTSACRAFERISEPNDVSWSCIISGNCQIGEFEESVKIFKNLKSKGVVLNSFVYTSIFQACAALSDLNLGAQAHADAIKRGLVNLYGESAMITMYSRCGRLDYAYRAFASLDRPDTVAWTAIICGYACHGNATEALSFFNRMQDCGVRPNAVTFIGLLTACSHSGLVTEGKQYLDSMKGEYGVVPTVDHYDCVVDIYSRAGLLEEALELIKSMPFEPDAMSWKSLLGGCWTHRNPELGKIAAENLLQLEPDDTATYIVMFNLYVSCGKWEEAAHFRRTMAERNLRKEIGCSWVTVKGRVHRFIVGDRHHPLAEQIYSTLRELTTSNENADNALLTHEDVWCGLPERKEQLLDHSERLAIAFGLISTPSDAPILVFKNLRACKDCHDFAKQVSRVTGRELVVRDSNRFHHFRLGECSCNDYW